The Polynucleobacter necessarius genome has a window encoding:
- the gatC gene encoding Asp-tRNA(Asn)/Glu-tRNA(Gln) amidotransferase subunit GatC: MKLDDVQRIAHLSSLELSQAEAESVLPQLQAVFALVEEMQAVDTSGLAPLAHPILFLRDLVQPLRSDAVTETDHRAENMQSAPAVQDGYFLVPRVIE, from the coding sequence ATGAAACTTGATGATGTCCAGCGCATTGCGCACCTTTCCAGCCTTGAGTTAAGTCAGGCAGAAGCCGAGTCAGTATTGCCCCAATTACAGGCAGTTTTTGCCTTGGTTGAGGAGATGCAAGCTGTCGATACGAGCGGCCTTGCCCCCTTGGCCCACCCTATACTCTTTTTGCGTGATTTGGTGCAACCCTTGCGGAGCGATGCAGTGACCGAAACTGACCATCGCGCCGAAAACATGCAATCTGCCCCTGCTGTGCAGGACGGCTACTTCTTAGTTCCGAGGGTGATTGAATGA
- a CDS encoding rod shape-determining protein, with protein sequence MFGFFRSYFSNDLAIDLGTANTLIYMRERGIVLDESSVVAIRTEGGPSGKKTILAVGKEAKAMLGRVPGNIEAIRPMKDGVIADFTITEQMLKQFIKMVHESKLLKPSPRIIICVPCGSTQVERRAIRESALGAGASQVFLIEEPMAAAIGAGLPVSEAAGSMVVDIGGGTTEVGVMSLGGMVYKGSVRVGGDKFDEAITNYIRRNYGMLIGEQTAELIKKTVGSAFPGREVREMEVKGRNLSEGIPRSFTVTSNEVLEALTDPLNQIVTAVKAALEQIPPELASDIAERGMMLTGGGALLRDLDRLLLEETGLPIHVAEDPLTCVARGCGIALERMDKLGGVFSQE encoded by the coding sequence ATGTTTGGTTTTTTCCGCAGCTACTTTTCTAATGACCTGGCCATCGACCTAGGTACCGCCAACACCTTAATTTACATGCGTGAACGGGGTATTGTCCTTGATGAATCGTCAGTTGTGGCAATTCGGACGGAAGGTGGCCCAAGTGGCAAAAAAACCATTTTGGCCGTCGGAAAAGAAGCAAAAGCCATGTTGGGACGCGTTCCTGGAAATATTGAGGCTATTCGCCCTATGAAAGACGGCGTTATTGCCGATTTCACGATTACCGAGCAAATGCTCAAACAATTTATCAAAATGGTACATGAGAGCAAGCTGCTGAAGCCAAGCCCGCGCATCATTATTTGCGTTCCTTGCGGCTCCACTCAAGTTGAGCGTCGCGCTATTCGCGAATCTGCTTTGGGTGCAGGCGCATCGCAAGTATTTTTAATTGAAGAACCAATGGCTGCTGCGATTGGTGCTGGCTTGCCAGTTTCTGAAGCGGCTGGTTCCATGGTGGTTGATATTGGTGGCGGTACAACTGAAGTTGGTGTGATGTCATTGGGCGGTATGGTTTATAAAGGCTCTGTTCGTGTTGGTGGCGACAAGTTTGATGAGGCGATCACCAATTACATCCGACGTAACTATGGCATGTTGATTGGTGAGCAAACTGCTGAGTTGATTAAGAAAACAGTTGGGTCTGCATTCCCAGGACGAGAAGTGCGCGAGATGGAGGTGAAGGGTCGCAATCTTTCTGAAGGTATTCCACGTAGCTTCACTGTAACTAGCAATGAAGTGCTTGAAGCCTTAACTGATCCACTGAATCAAATCGTGACTGCAGTTAAAGCAGCTTTGGAACAAATTCCTCCTGAGCTGGCATCGGATATCGCTGAACGCGGCATGATGTTGACTGGTGGTGGTGCGTTATTGCGTGACCTCGATCGCTTGTTGCTCGAAGAAACCGGACTTCCTATTCATGTTGCAGAAGACCCCCTCACTTGCGTCGCTCGTGGTTGCGGCATTGCCTTAGAGCGCATGGACAAGCTGGGTGGCGTGTTCTCTCAAGAGTAA
- the mreC gene encoding rod shape-determining protein MreC produces the protein MQHSAPPLFRQGVPALVKLIVCLSISIALMLIDFRFKALDPIRNNVNWILRPLEYVMMMPRNAYDATSEYFTTRGILDKENQEMKVRQAELSLLANQSEFLVVENQNLRQLMGLQKQVPFKTLPVEILFNPPNPISQRIVINRGSNDGLKLGNPIANDSGILGQVVRLYDNSAEVSLLEDRDFAVPVQVARNGLRAAVFGAGRGNPLKLRYLPVASDLEVGDVLITSGIDGVYPPGFAVAVISRIERNADKNSSNVFCVPVAPVNRYRQALALLYDPQWDAKASTATSKSGTPPTNTPGRRQTRARGMQ, from the coding sequence TTGCAACATAGCGCTCCTCCACTTTTCAGACAAGGCGTTCCGGCTTTAGTCAAACTGATTGTCTGTCTATCGATCAGCATTGCATTGATGTTGATCGATTTTCGTTTTAAGGCGCTCGATCCAATTCGCAATAACGTCAACTGGATATTGCGTCCGCTAGAGTATGTGATGATGATGCCGCGCAATGCGTATGATGCGACTTCTGAATACTTCACAACACGTGGCATCCTTGATAAAGAAAATCAAGAGATGAAGGTACGTCAAGCAGAGCTCTCTTTGCTTGCCAACCAATCCGAATTTCTTGTCGTAGAAAATCAAAACCTGCGACAGTTAATGGGCCTGCAAAAGCAAGTGCCATTCAAAACATTACCAGTGGAAATTTTATTTAATCCACCCAATCCCATTTCTCAGCGCATCGTGATTAATCGCGGAAGCAATGATGGCCTAAAACTAGGCAACCCCATCGCCAATGATTCCGGAATTCTTGGCCAAGTAGTGCGCCTGTACGACAACTCCGCTGAAGTTTCTCTGCTGGAGGATCGTGACTTTGCTGTCCCCGTACAAGTAGCGCGCAATGGCTTGAGAGCTGCAGTATTCGGCGCAGGACGGGGCAACCCCCTTAAGCTTCGCTATCTACCGGTAGCAAGTGACTTAGAAGTCGGTGATGTGCTCATTACCTCTGGCATCGATGGCGTTTATCCGCCCGGCTTTGCAGTGGCTGTGATTAGCCGGATCGAGCGTAATGCCGACAAAAATTCTTCAAATGTCTTCTGCGTGCCAGTTGCACCGGTTAATCGCTACCGCCAGGCCTTAGCCCTTCTCTACGATCCACAGTGGGATGCCAAAGCCTCTACTGCAACCAGTAAGTCTGGTACCCCACCGACCAATACTCCAGGTCGTCGCCAAACTCGTGCTCGAGGCATGCAATGA
- the mreD gene encoding rod shape-determining protein MreD, giving the protein MIDFQSGYILRPVNPVFIYFSLFCALLLNLLPIGNYGWIPDWLIICIVFWNIHQHRYVGVIIAFILGLLMDVHNSDLLGLHAFSYSLVAYIAISWHRRIIALSVLTQALHLLPIFLLVSLFPALAHWLLSGDIYWWALTGAIQALIEALLWPIATRILLSPQRRPIDVDHNRPL; this is encoded by the coding sequence ATGATTGACTTTCAAAGCGGCTATATTCTGCGCCCGGTCAATCCGGTCTTTATCTACTTCAGCTTGTTTTGTGCATTGCTGCTAAACCTGTTGCCTATTGGCAATTATGGTTGGATTCCTGACTGGCTCATTATTTGTATCGTGTTCTGGAACATCCACCAGCATCGCTACGTCGGCGTCATCATCGCGTTCATTCTCGGCCTATTGATGGATGTCCATAACTCTGACCTTTTAGGTCTTCATGCATTTAGCTATTCATTGGTGGCTTACATTGCTATTTCTTGGCATCGTCGCATCATTGCGCTGTCGGTATTAACGCAAGCTCTACATCTTTTACCAATCTTTTTGCTGGTCTCTTTGTTCCCGGCGCTTGCCCATTGGCTCTTAAGTGGTGATATCTACTGGTGGGCGCTCACTGGAGCTATTCAGGCTCTCATTGAAGCACTCTTATGGCCCATAGCAACACGCATCCTGTTATCGCCTCAACGTCGACCAATTGACGTTGATCACAATCGTCCGCTTTAA
- the mrdA gene encoding penicillin-binding protein 2 has product MVSFKKPNLDSFQERIHIATLFVTFCFLLLITRLVWLQLVSHGKYALLAENNRIALVPAPANRGLLIDRNGIVIGRNYSALTLDINAEEVKGNVDDLIDKLSQIVFISPRDRRNFKRSLEDSRKMGTFPLRSMLTEAETARFMANRYRFPGVEIRARSFREYPYNELASHLIGYIGRVSQKDKEKMQAEIENSKVDDPDALQTSFLPGIQYVGKIGLEQSYESVLRGVPGYDQVEITAGGKPVRTLSSLPSVPGKNVVLSVDIKLQYLVEQLYGNFRGAFVAIEPETGDILAFVSKPNFNPNDFVEGIDSVTWKELNDSPQKPLYNRPLKGIYPPGSTYKPFMALAALETKKRTPSQSISDPGYFEFGNHTFRDDKKGGHGIVDMQKSIVESCDTYYYLLARDMGVNMMHDFMKPLGFGQITGIDLQGESKGVLPSTKWKKKTFKKPEQQKWYEGETISLGIGQGYNAFTILQLAHAMANLANNGIVMKPHLVKAIEDPFTRHRTLTTPKESYRIDLVPENIEVIKKAMVEVNNSGTSASVFKGTGYQAGGKTGTAQVFSLDSKEYHHGSTAEFLRDHALFVAFAPADKPTIVIAMVVENAGFGAQYAAPIARKALDFYLEGKWPKEIPEWKRAP; this is encoded by the coding sequence ATGGTTTCTTTTAAAAAACCAAATCTCGATTCGTTTCAAGAGCGCATTCATATTGCGACCTTGTTTGTTACTTTTTGCTTCCTATTGCTCATTACGCGATTGGTTTGGTTGCAACTAGTCAGTCACGGTAAATACGCCTTATTAGCAGAGAACAATCGCATTGCTCTGGTTCCGGCCCCAGCTAATCGCGGCCTTCTCATAGACCGCAACGGAATCGTGATTGGCAGAAACTATTCGGCATTGACCCTGGACATCAATGCCGAAGAAGTCAAAGGCAATGTTGATGATCTGATCGACAAACTCTCCCAAATTGTCTTCATTTCTCCTCGAGACCGCCGAAATTTCAAGCGCTCCCTGGAAGATTCTCGAAAAATGGGCACTTTTCCGCTTAGATCGATGCTCACCGAGGCCGAAACAGCTCGATTTATGGCTAATCGCTACCGATTTCCTGGGGTAGAGATCCGTGCCCGAAGCTTCCGCGAGTATCCCTATAACGAGTTAGCCTCCCATTTAATCGGCTATATCGGGCGAGTTTCTCAAAAAGATAAGGAGAAAATGCAGGCGGAAATTGAGAATTCGAAAGTAGATGATCCGGATGCTTTGCAGACTTCTTTTTTGCCAGGCATTCAATACGTTGGAAAAATTGGCCTGGAGCAAAGCTATGAATCAGTTCTTCGCGGAGTGCCAGGATATGACCAAGTAGAAATTACTGCGGGTGGTAAACCGGTACGCACACTCTCTAGCTTGCCTTCAGTGCCCGGAAAAAATGTAGTGCTGTCAGTCGACATCAAACTGCAGTACTTAGTGGAGCAGCTCTACGGCAATTTCCGTGGCGCATTTGTTGCGATTGAACCCGAGACTGGCGACATCCTGGCCTTTGTATCGAAGCCCAACTTCAATCCCAATGACTTTGTTGAAGGTATTGATTCTGTGACATGGAAGGAGCTGAATGACTCTCCACAAAAGCCACTCTACAACCGCCCATTAAAAGGAATTTATCCGCCGGGATCTACATATAAACCATTTATGGCGCTCGCAGCTTTAGAAACTAAAAAGCGCACACCATCACAGTCGATCTCTGACCCGGGTTATTTTGAATTTGGCAACCATACTTTTAGAGATGATAAAAAAGGTGGGCACGGTATCGTAGATATGCAAAAGTCTATTGTTGAATCTTGCGATACCTACTATTACCTATTAGCACGCGATATGGGTGTCAACATGATGCATGACTTTATGAAGCCACTTGGCTTTGGTCAAATTACTGGCATCGACTTACAGGGCGAATCCAAAGGCGTGCTTCCATCCACTAAATGGAAGAAAAAAACTTTTAAAAAACCTGAGCAACAAAAATGGTACGAAGGCGAAACCATTTCTCTGGGCATTGGGCAGGGCTATAACGCATTCACAATTTTGCAGCTAGCGCACGCCATGGCAAACCTCGCTAACAATGGCATTGTGATGAAGCCGCACTTAGTCAAAGCAATTGAGGATCCATTTACAAGACATCGCACGCTCACAACCCCAAAAGAAAGTTATCGCATTGATCTGGTTCCCGAGAATATTGAAGTTATTAAGAAGGCCATGGTTGAGGTGAATAATTCCGGTACATCTGCTTCGGTTTTTAAAGGTACAGGCTATCAAGCTGGAGGAAAAACTGGAACGGCGCAAGTATTTAGCTTGGACTCAAAAGAGTATCACCACGGATCTACTGCAGAATTCTTACGAGATCATGCTTTGTTCGTAGCTTTTGCACCCGCAGATAAACCTACGATTGTGATTGCAATGGTTGTTGAGAACGCTGGATTTGGAGCGCAGTATGCCGCACCGATTGCACGTAAAGCGCTTGATTTTTATCTTGAAGGTAAATGGCCCAAGGAGATTCCTGAATGGAAAAGAGCGCCATAG
- the rodA gene encoding rod shape-determining protein RodA yields the protein MEKSAIGKAKKIFLSIFSGLDRQLGHILLGLAGIGFIIFLSASQNTPVRFGDELRNLAISFAVMWVVSRIPPKWLEMAAVWIYGIGVALLIAVAAFGLIKKGARRWLNIGFVIQPSELMKIAMPLMLAWYFQKREGIQKSWDYGVAAIILGIPVLLIARQPDLGTSLLVFAAGMYVIILAGLPWKWILPFIGIGALGIILIIIFGSTICAQDVVWPFVHTYQKYRVCTLLDPSSDPLGKGFHTIQSMIAIGSGGFFGKGWFQGTQAHLEFIPEKHTDFIFAVYSEEFGLLGNLVLITLFFALVKRGLAISASAPNLFTRLLGASVTMIFFTYAFVNIGMVSGLLPVVGVPLPFISYGGTALVTLGFGAGILMSIHRHRRLVQS from the coding sequence ATGGAAAAGAGCGCCATAGGTAAAGCAAAAAAAATATTTCTCAGTATTTTTAGTGGGCTTGATCGCCAGCTAGGCCATATTTTACTTGGCTTGGCAGGAATTGGATTTATTATATTTTTATCTGCAAGTCAAAACACGCCCGTGCGCTTTGGGGATGAGCTTCGTAACCTTGCCATTTCATTTGCTGTCATGTGGGTCGTTTCCCGCATTCCACCAAAATGGTTGGAAATGGCTGCAGTTTGGATTTATGGGATTGGAGTTGCACTACTAATCGCTGTCGCGGCATTTGGATTAATTAAAAAGGGTGCGAGGCGCTGGCTCAACATTGGTTTTGTGATTCAACCTTCAGAGCTTATGAAAATTGCAATGCCGCTCATGTTGGCTTGGTATTTTCAAAAGCGAGAGGGCATACAAAAATCTTGGGACTATGGCGTGGCCGCCATCATTCTTGGCATTCCAGTACTGCTGATTGCACGACAACCAGACTTAGGCACTTCATTATTAGTTTTTGCTGCAGGCATGTATGTCATTATTCTTGCGGGATTGCCTTGGAAGTGGATCTTGCCATTCATAGGCATTGGCGCCCTCGGAATTATTCTGATTATTATTTTTGGCAGCACTATTTGCGCTCAAGATGTTGTATGGCCATTTGTACACACCTATCAAAAGTATCGAGTGTGCACCTTGCTTGATCCAAGCAGTGATCCACTTGGAAAAGGCTTCCATACAATTCAATCCATGATCGCAATCGGCTCTGGTGGATTTTTTGGCAAAGGCTGGTTTCAGGGTACGCAAGCTCACCTTGAATTTATTCCAGAAAAACATACCGACTTTATATTTGCTGTGTACTCTGAAGAATTCGGTCTGCTAGGCAATTTAGTCTTGATAACACTTTTCTTTGCCTTGGTTAAAAGGGGTCTAGCCATCTCCGCCAGCGCGCCCAATTTATTTACACGACTACTAGGCGCATCAGTCACGATGATTTTCTTTACTTACGCCTTTGTCAATATCGGCATGGTCAGTGGCTTACTACCAGTTGTAGGCGTTCCATTGCCTTTTATTAGCTACGGGGGTACTGCTTTAGTAACACTGGGATTTGGTGCCGGCATTTTGATGAGTATTCATCGCCATC